The following coding sequences lie in one Yamadazyma tenuis chromosome 3, complete sequence genomic window:
- a CDS encoding uncharacterized protein (COG:I; EggNog:ENOG503PGM2): MAHLYPLPTNLKFAFAFNVCSFTVWFCCLCRFLILLPLVGRRFLPGGIADFFHAVSVLPLMDFLIVKTTISFKFSATDIWPLLNGIRMAWVCFGVIFPHPTIAKHTAYSFLILSWCTTYIIHYTYYAFRIKTRSSPYLLFWLNYNHYWVTFPMAIVSEMVLVFLSLGFVNENSWLELAMKITILVYIPIGYFEWEYINKVRIERFYDLKKKMRSSGSTGVPTQVSEAPTTQISRTSSPHTEEVELRNLPNATRN; the protein is encoded by the coding sequence ATGGCACATTTGTACCCGCTTCCAACCAACCTCAAGTTCGCCTTTGCGTTCAACGTGTGCTCATTCACGGTATGGTTTTGCTGCTTGTGCCGGTTTTTAATTTTGCTCCCGCTTGTGGGCAGAAGGTTTCTTCCAGGAGGAATAGCGGACTTCTTCCACGCAGTGTCGGTGTTACCGTTGATGGATTTCTTAATCGTGAAGACGACCATCAGCTTTAAGTTCTCTGCTACAGACATATGGCCACTTTTGAACGGAATCCGAATGGCGTGGGTGTGCTTTGGAGTGATCTTTCCTCATCCCACCATTGCTAAACATACCGCCTATTCGTTTTTGATCCTCTCGTGGTGCACCACGTATATCATCCACTATACGTACTACGCGTTCCGAATCAAGACCCGGTCATCGCCGTATCTCCTTTTCTGGTTGAACTACAATCATTATTGGGTAACGTTTCCTATGGCGATTGTGTCAGAAATGGTTTTGGTATTCCTCTCGTTGGGGTTTGTCAACGAGAACCTGTGGTTGGAATTGGCCATGAAAATAACCATTTTGGTATACATTCCTATAGGCTACTTCGAGTGGGAGTATATCAATAAGGTCAGGATCGAGCGGTTTTACGACctcaagaaaaagatgagATCTAGTGGCTCCACCGGGGTGCCTACCCAAGTCAGCGAAGCTCCCACGACCCAGATATCCAGAACTTCATCTCCACATACCGAAGAAGTAGAGCTAAGGAACCTTCCTAATGCCACCAGAAATTAG
- a CDS encoding uncharacterized protein (EggNog:ENOG503NUV2; COG:O) has translation MRIVFVIGFLMAFTSVLAVAAHWAPEDHEIFKLRDQVEDDLGKGATFYSWLNLKQGSKSTLEEISKAYRKKSRSLHPDKFHSAKKSVREIAEERFQRLSLVGNILRDQSLKTRYDYFLERGFPKWKGTGYYYSRFRPSMLVTVVFLYVVVGVFHFITLRISRQQDFKRVVQLKEQIKYGAWNGNLPPTDGSSIQVTSPTNGKEFVVYATGDVSMVETDDNGNTQLWRLDEHDIKTSVGFKDTLFFRFPVFLYNSSLGNVLGQIDTAEPASEHQDDKPKPKKKSNKNKGDKLELPNGKVIYGRKNLKKRK, from the coding sequence ATGAGaattgtgtttgtgattGGGTTTTTGATGGCCTTCACGTCGGTGTTGGCGGTCGCCGCCCACTGGGCACCCGAGGACCAcgagatcttcaagttacGGGACCAGGTGGAGGATGATTTGGGCAAAGGTGCCACTTTCTACTCgtggttgaacttgaagcaAGGTTCCAAGTCCACTTTGGAGGAAATCTCCAAAGCATACCGAAAAAAGTCCAGACTGCTTCACCCGGATAAATTCCACTCCGCCAAGAAGTCTGTGAGGGAAATTGCCGAGGAACGGTTCCAACGTCTTTCGTTGGTGGGAAACATCTTGAGAGACCAGCTGTTGAAGACCAGGTATGATTATTTCCTTGAAAGAGGGTTCCCCAAGTGGAAGGGAACCGGCTACTACTATTCGCGGTTTCGCCCGTCAATGTTGGTGACGGTGGTGTTCTTGTATGTGGTGGTTGGTGTGTTTCACTTCATTACGTTGAGAATCAGTCGCCAACAGGACTTCAAGCGGGTTGTTCAGTTGAAAGAACAGATCAAATACGGGGCTTGGAATGGCAACCTTCCTCCCACGGATGGGCTGAGCATCCAGGTGACGAGCCCCACAAACGGGAAAGAGTTTGTGGTGTATGCCACTGGTGACGTGTCCATGGTAGAAACCGATGACAATGGAAACACCCAACTCTGGCGGTTGGACGAACACGATATCAAGACCAGCGTAGGGTTCAAGGACACATTATTCTTCCGGTTCCCGGTGTTTTTGTATAATAGCAGTTTGGGAAATGTTTTGGGACAAATAGATACGGCAGAGCCGGCGAGTGAGCATCAAGATGATAAGCccaagccaaagaagaagctgaacAAGAATAAAGGTGATAAGTTGGAGCTTCCAAACGGGAAAGTCATTTATGGCAGaaaaaatttgaagaagagaaagtaG